Proteins from a genomic interval of Zingiber officinale cultivar Zhangliang chromosome 2A, Zo_v1.1, whole genome shotgun sequence:
- the LOC122041109 gene encoding uncharacterized protein LOC122041109 isoform X2 has translation MATSSDIPTTLAGTGPFLRSSSSTRSFSFLRSSGAFYRVGTRGPWWKLALRMSLRSDALVDLVEKQSAEASASALEQFKISADRTCRVLMAAAKGGSKEASAKAVAKGAMKPKGAFHQKLPLSPAMSKFLGIPEIARVDAVKKSGSTSKQTSSRGNNVYFIVCLMQCKQ, from the exons ATGGCGACTTCCAGTGACATTCCGACAACCCTTGCAGGGACGGGGCCTTTCCTTCGAAGCAGCTCTTCCACCAGGTCATTCTCCTTTCTGAGGAGTTCCGGTGCCTTTTATCGCGTTGGCACAAGAGGACCTTGGTGGAAGCTGGCTCTCCGGATGAGCCTGCGTTCCGATGCCTTGGTGGATCTCGTGGAGAAGCAATCCGCGGAAGCTAGCGCCTCGGCGCTCGAGCAGTTCAAGATCTCCGCCGATC GAACTTGCAGGGTGCTCATGGCGGCGGCCAAGGGTGGGTCCAAGGAAGCATCAGCGAAGGCGGTGGCCAAGGGGGCGATGAAGCCCAAGGGGGCTTTTCATCAGAAGCTACCTTTGTCTCCAGCGATGAGCAAATTCCTCGGCATCCCAGAAATCGCACGGGTGGATGCCGTTAAAAAATCTGGGAGCACATCAAAGCAAACCAGCTCCAG GGGAAACAACGTTTACTTTATAGTTTGCTTGATGCAATGCAAACAATGA
- the LOC122041109 gene encoding uncharacterized protein LOC122041109 isoform X1 yields MATSSDIPTTLAGTGPFLRSSSSTRSFSFLRSSGAFYRVGTRGPWWKLALRMSLRSDALVDLVEKQSAEASASALEQFKISADRTCRVLMAAAKGGSKEASAKAVAKGAMKPKGAFHQKLPLSPAMSKFLGIPEIARVDAVKKSGSTSKQTSSRECGLSHKSIIFVLDEFDLFA; encoded by the exons ATGGCGACTTCCAGTGACATTCCGACAACCCTTGCAGGGACGGGGCCTTTCCTTCGAAGCAGCTCTTCCACCAGGTCATTCTCCTTTCTGAGGAGTTCCGGTGCCTTTTATCGCGTTGGCACAAGAGGACCTTGGTGGAAGCTGGCTCTCCGGATGAGCCTGCGTTCCGATGCCTTGGTGGATCTCGTGGAGAAGCAATCCGCGGAAGCTAGCGCCTCGGCGCTCGAGCAGTTCAAGATCTCCGCCGATC GAACTTGCAGGGTGCTCATGGCGGCGGCCAAGGGTGGGTCCAAGGAAGCATCAGCGAAGGCGGTGGCCAAGGGGGCGATGAAGCCCAAGGGGGCTTTTCATCAGAAGCTACCTTTGTCTCCAGCGATGAGCAAATTCCTCGGCATCCCAGAAATCGCACGGGTGGATGCCGTTAAAAAATCTGGGAGCACATCAAAGCAAACCAGCTCCAG GGAGTGTGGATTATCTCACAAATCAATAATTTTTGTCTTGGATGAGTTTGATCTTTTTGCTTAG